A genomic region of Raphanus sativus cultivar WK10039 chromosome 6, ASM80110v3, whole genome shotgun sequence contains the following coding sequences:
- the LOC108807221 gene encoding fatty alcohol:caffeoyl-CoA acyltransferase has product MAGSFEFVVTRKNPVLVAPMSETPKGLYYLSNLDQNIAVTVKTFYYFESKSKTNQDSYNVIKKSLSEVLVHYYPVAGRLTISPEGKIAVNCTGEGAVLVEAETSCGIEMIKEAISENRMEMLEKLVYDVPGARNILEIPPVVVQITNIKCGGFILGLCMSHNMFDGVAAAEFLNSWCEMAKGLPLSLQPFLDRTILQPRKPPKIEFPHNEFDEIEDISGTGRLYDEEKLVYKSFLFQPQKLEKLKTMANEEYFNSNNKVTTFQALTGFLWKSRCEALQFKPDQRVKLLFAADGRPRFIPPLPKGYCGNGIVLTGLVSSSGELVGNPLSRSVSLVKNVVELVTDSFIRSAIDYLEVNQTRPSMTATLLITSWSRLSLHKLDFGWGEPIFSGPVGLPGREVILFLPGLDDTKSINVFLGLPASAMKVFEELMKI; this is encoded by the exons ATGGCCGGCTCATTCGAGTTCGTTGTGACCAGAAAAAACCCTGTACTCGTTGCTCCAATGTCAGAAACTCCAAAAGGTCTTTACTATCTCTCGAATCTCGATCAAAATATCGCCGTCACGGTCAAAACGTTTTACTATTTCGAATCAAAGTCAAAAACTAACCAAGATTCTTACAATGTGATAAAGAAATCTCTCTCTGAGGTTCTTGTTCATTATTACCCTGTGGCCGGACGGCTGACCATCAGCCCTGAAGGGAAGATCGCCGTGAATTGCACCGGAGAAGGCGCAGTGTTGGTGGAAGCTGAGACTAGTTGTGGGATTGAGATGATCAAAGAGGCGATTTCTGAAAATAGAATGGAGATGCTCGAGAAACTTGTTTATGACGTTCCTGGTGCCCGGAATATTCTTGAGATTCCACCGGTGGTAGTTCAG ATTACAAATATCAAATGTGGCGGTTTTATCCTAGGACTATGCATGAGCCACAACATGTTCGATGGAGTGGCCGCCGCAGAATTCTTGAATTCGTGGTGTGAGATGGCAAAGGGTCTCCCTTTATCTCTGCAACCTTTCTTGGATCGTACGATTCTCCAACCAAGAAAGCCACCAAAAATTGAGTTCCCACACAACGAGTTCGACGAGATCGAAGACATTTCTGGCACTGGAAGACTCTACGACGAAGAGAAACTCGTCTACAAATCGTTCCTCTTCCAACCGCAAAAACTAGAGAAGCTCAAGACCATGGCAAATGAGGAATATTTTAATAGTAACAATAAGGTTACAACATTTCAAGCTTTAACTGGGTTTCTTTGGAAATCACGGTGTGAGGCGCTACAGTTTAAACCCGACCAACGAGTTAAACTTCTTTTCGCGGCTGATGGACGACCGAGATTCATCCCTCCTCTCCCCAAAGGATATTGCGGAAATGGGATTGTACTGACCGGTTTGGTGTCTTCATCGGGAGAATTGGTTGGAAATCCTCTTTCTCGTTCGGTTAGTCTGGTTAAGAATGTGGTCGAGTTGGTTACCGACAGTTTCATTAGATCAGCTATTGATTACTTGGAGGTGAACCAGACAAGACCGAGTATGACGGCAACACTTCTGATCACGTCTTGGTCAAGATTGTCACTACATAAACTGGATTTTGGCTGGGGAGAACCGATTTTCTCTGGACCAGTTGGGTTACCAGGGAGGGAAGTGATCCTGTTTCTACCTGGTCTCGACGATACGAAGAGTATCAATGTGTTCCTTGGACTTCCTGCCTCGGCTATGAAGGTTTTTGAAGAGCTTATGAAGATCTGA
- the LOC108806491 gene encoding bidirectional sugar transporter SWEET11, with product MPLFDTHNTWAFVFGLMGNVISFAVFLSPVPTFYRVWKKKTTEGFQSLPYVVALFSATLWLYYATQKKDVFLLVTINSFGCFIETIYISIFLAFAPKKARMLTVKLLLLMNFGGFCLILLLCQFLAKGTTRAKIIGGICVGFSVCVFAAPLSIIRTVIKTRSVEYMPFSLSLTLTISAVVWLLYGLALKDIYVAFPNVIGFALGALQMILYVVYKYCKTPPHLGEKEVEAAKLPEVTLDMLKLGTVSSPDPIAAVRQTNKCTCGNDRGAEVEGKQSSSATAT from the exons aTGCCTCTCTTTGACACTCACAACACATGGGCCTTTGTCTTTGGTTTGATGG GGAATGTAATCTCCTTCGCCGTGTTCCTCTCTCCTGT GCCAACGTTCTATAGGGtgtggaagaagaagacaacGGAAGGGTTTCAGTCTCTTCCTTACGTCGTGGCGCTCTTCAGTGCAACACTTTGGCTTTACTACGCAACACAGAAGAAAGATGTATTCCTCCTTGTCACCATCAACTCCTTTGGATGCTTCATAGAAACCATCTACATCTCTATCTTCCTTGCCTTCGCACCTAAGAAAGCCAGG ATGCTGACAGTGAAGTTGCTACTTCTTATGAACTTTGGAGGATTCTGCTTGATTCTCCTTCTATGTCAATTCTTGGCAAAAGGAACCACACGTGCTAAGATCATCGGAGGAATATGTGTCGGATTCTCTGTTTGTGTTTTTGCTGCTCCTCTAAGCATAATC AGGACGGTAATAAAGACCAGAAGTGTGGAGTACATGCCCTTTAGCTTATCCTTAACCCTTACAATCAGTGCTGTCGTATGGCTCCTTTATGGTCTTGCTCTCAAGGACATCTATGTTGCT tTCCCTAATGTGATTGGTTTTGCCCTCGGTGCACTTCAAATGATACTCTACGTGGTTTACAAATACTGTAAAACGCCGCCACATTTGGGAGAGAAAGAAGTGGAAGCTGCTAAGTTACCGGAGGTGACCCTCGATATGCTGAAGCTAGGCACCGTGTCGTCCCCTGATCCAATCGCAGCCGTTCGTCAAACGAACAAGTGTACCTGCGGAAATGATCGGGGGGCGGAGGTTGAAGGCAAGCAGTCCTCTTCCGCAACAGCCACATGA